ttgttatgcgaaatccatatttcatgagtACAAATGATAATTTCCTTTTTTCTAtaggtagatatgtcagcgtttttaaCTTTCGTaggtagaaatggtagtttacttttttcttttaaaaattctaataaatCTGAATACATGAATTAATGTGGTTGGGAAAGTTAGGTTGCTGCCTGCAGGTTGTTGAAAAAGCATGGAAAATAAGAGGTTGGGTACTTGCAATTGCAATGGAAACCAATTCAAGTTAAGTTGCTGATTTAGAgttgatttaattaatttatttgcttTGGTTGTGGGATTTGGAAGTTGTAACGGAAATGTAATCAGATGATGCTTATACTTCACATCATATCATAAATAAAAAGCACTACTTCTGTTATATATCGGTTCTTTAACTTCCCTTTCTCCTCCCACAAGTAACCATTGATTCCCTTAATTTAGCTTCATATATGCTCACTAATTTACCATAATAATGCACCATTTTTATACTCGTTTAACTTGAAAGATTCATTGGGTTAACACTAAAAGGTCAGATAAAATTAGACTCACAACAATCCATTTGGATTTATTGGAGTGAttaacttattcatataattaaataatttttaaatgtttaaattttaatttgtatatataataattttattgatTAAGAATAAATgtttaaataaaactcaaatctgTTATAAATTATTTGTTAATAAAAATATAAGCAGATACGGATAATTCGATTAAACCATTTAAATTCGATTCGACTCGATTATTATGAAATACTACTTAACGAATAATTGAATCTAATTAGGTAAAATTCAATCATAACCAACCTTAATTAATCTGAATATCAAGCTAAAAGATGTAAAACTCGACCCGATTGAATAATCTAATAACCCAACATATTATattagaaaatatatatataacttttacTAACTGAATCCTAANNNNNNNNNNNNNNNNNNNNNNNNNNNNNNNNNNNNNNNNNNNNNNNNNNNNNNNNNNNNNNNNNNNNNNNNNNNNNNNNNNNNNNNNNNNNNNNNNNNNNNNNNNNNNNNNNNNNNNNNNNNNNNNNNNNNNNNNNNNNNNNNNNNNNNNNNNNNNNNNNNNNNNNNNNNNNNNNNNNNNNNNNNNNNNNNNNNNNNNNNNNNNNNNNNNNNNNNNNNNNNNNNNNNNNNNNNNNNNNNNNNNNNNNNNNNNNNNNNNNNNNNNNNNNNNNNNNNNNNNNNNNNCCAAACCAAATTTAAACAATTAAgacaatttcataaaaataaaaattcaattaagttaattttatataaaattgataactaaaaattgttaaataatttaataaatttaactaaattattatctaaaaatttttaattatcaactttacATAAAATGAACTACACGTGAATTTCTACCACAATCCGAATTGAATTGGTTCTTGTATGAACAGGAAGGGATGAAGCGCGTGGATGAGGAACATAGGGGCGGTGAAAAAGGAACCGACCACATCGGGATTGGGTGGAGAATCTTTCTTTCTTCCTGTCCTCCAAAACTCGTTTTCGGGCAAACTTCCTCACCCAAACACGCCTTTAACTTTCAAAAAACATGTTAGAGCCCATTTAATGATTTAAATATCTTCGAAAATGGCAATTCATTGCCTTCGAGGATCAACCTATGTTTTATGTTCCCCGTCAACCCAGATTCTTATAAATTATTTAATCTacattttataaatttatacaaTTTAGCTAAacaaactatttttttattttgatattgtATAGCAAGTGTGTGAAACACATACATATTGGACAATATGTCTTTGCAAATGATacttttagaataaaaaatattttttctataaaaTATTTAGTTGNNNNNNNNNNNNNNNNNNNNNNNNNNNNNNNNNNNNNNNNNNNNNNNNNNNNNNNNNNNNNNNNNNNNNNNNNNNNNNNNNNNNNNNNNNNNNNNNNNNNNNNNNNNNNNNNNNNNNNNNNNNNNNNNNNNNNNNNNNNNNNNNNNNNNNNNNNNNNNNNNNNNNNNNNNNNNNNNNNNNNNNNNNNNNNNNNNNNNNNNNNNNNNNNNNNNNNNNNNNNNNNNNNNNNNNNNNNNNNNNNNNNNNNNNNNNNNNNNNNNNNNNNNNNNNNNNNNNNNNNNNNNNNNNNNNNNNNNNNNNNNNNNNNNNNNNNNNNNNNNNNNNNNNNNNNNNNNNNNNNNNNNNNNNNNNNNNNNNNNNNNNNNNNNNNNNNNNNNNNNNNNNNNNNNNNNNNNNNNNNNNNNNNNNNNNNNNNNNNNNNNNNNNNNNNNNNNNNNNNNNNNNNNNNNNNNNNNNNNNNNNNNNNNNNNNNNNNNNNNNNNNNNNNNNNNNNNNNNNNNNNNNNNNNNNNNNNNNNNNNNNNNNNNNNNNNNNNNNNNNNNNNNNNNNNNNNNNNNNNNNNNNNNNNNNNNNNNNNNNNNNNNNNNNNNNNNNNNNCATTTGTtgccataaaataaataatatattatattatatataaacaattatttaaaaataatagttattttatattaaattaggtGTGAGACTAACTTAAAGTAATAAGTACAAAGTCAATAAAAATAATTGGCCATTTTTTGGATTTCATAAGGAAAACATATTAAACACACAAATCTTGACAAGAGCAACACTAATCTTTAGCTCTTCATAACAAATTTGGAGTTTAaagtttgaaggtttgaacatggTGAGCACGGGTATCGGGTATCCGATTATTCGTTCGAATTCGAACCGAATCAATTAAATTAGTTCTAAAATCAATGGGTAATCAGGTCCAATTCGAACCAAATCGATGACTTTTGTTAGTGATTGATTCGGGTATCGATTTTGGGGGTGCGAAACTCGAACCAATCCgtgaacccgatcatatattaattaaataaaaaaaataaaaagatatatatggcttttccattagacaatgattattcattattaatatctttgaattttaatgagtttaatttttaatgtatttggtgtttaacatgtttggattatttctattgatgttacatgtttattgtacttgttgaatttttaagataaaaatttagttttttttatgaatttcaaagtcatcgggtacccaattattcgaaccgaaccaatccgttcttaatcggtttagtttggttcgggtacatatacaaaaaaatgcaaatccgaaccaattatattttgatcggttcggttctaattttaccataaatcCGAACCAAAtcgacccgtgctcacccctatgtTTGAACCTCttcaatataataacaataattaaaaaaaataaaatcatacaAATACTTTTTCcccaaacaaaaaaattacaaatatttaGTTGGGTCCACCATATATCCAACAGCACCTCCTCACTGTGTTACACTCCTCATTCCCCACTCCATTCACTTCACACTCTCTCTCTTTATATAAGTACATGCAAATAGCATTCATTTTCTTACTAAAATATTGTTCtatgtacttttttttttctgttaaatTTAATCTAAGCTGCAGGAAAGAGAAAAGGCAATAAAAAATAGAAGGGGGcatgaaaattgaaagaaaaactcaAAAACAGTGTCTTTCTGAAGTTCCCAACTTGTTTCTGGCTACCActtcaatcattcattcactgcaaatataagaaaaagaaggATTAAATAATAGAAAGATAGATAGCTCATAgaagacaaaacacaaaagtgtGAGAAAGAATCAAAAGCCATTTCCATGTTACTTCCCTTCTTCATTTGCTTAGAATAACACAACCTGCATTTGCTTTTGCTTTTTGACTTTACCAAGCTGAAGGGGGGAAGTGAAGGTCTTGTTCTTCAATGGTGAGCATGAGCTTCAAGCTCATAATGTGGAATGTGCTTCTTCCCTTGCTGCTCCTGGCATCTTCATTCTTTGTTTCTTGTAATGCTTCTGTGTCCTATGACTCAAAGGCTATCACCATTAATGGCCAAAGAAGGATCCTCATTTCTGGATCCATTCATTACCCTAGAAGCACCCCTGAGGTATTATTGCTCTCAGTGTCCTTTCTGGTTTCTGATGTTCTATTATTCTTTTTGCTCAAATGGGTACCTTGAAGTTTCTTCCTTTTTAGTGTTTTGTTTTATGGATTCCTGAGGTTCTGGTCTTTGCTTGTGGCTATTTCAGATGTGGCCAGATCTCATTCAAAAGGCTAAGGAAGGAGGTTTGGATGTGATTCAGACTTATGTTTTCTGGAATGGCCATGAACCTTCACCTGGCAAAGTAATGAAATAATTAGCTTTTGCCTTGTGTGTTTTGCTTTTCACTGAGTGATTAATGGTTAACAAGTTTTTCCCCCTTTGGTAATTGTAGTATTATTTTGAGGGAAACTATGATCTGGTGAAGTTCATAAAGTTGGTGCAGCAAGCAGGCCTTTATGTGCATCTAAGGATTGGTCCTTATGTCTGTGCTGAGTGGAACTTTGGGTAATGAAAGCATTGATTTCCTTTCCTCCTAAGAACATTGGCAAAATTATTCTGCACATGTTAGAACTAGAAATATCTTATAGCAGTTTTACCTGATTGGATTTTAGGGGTTTCCCTGTTTGGCTGAAGTACATTCCAGGTATCAGCTTCAGAACAGACAATGGCCCTTTTAAGGTAAGATAGGAGACATAATTGGAAAATGTCAACCTTTTTCTTCTCCATTGATGTCATGTGAGCATCTTCTAATTAATCTTGACTTTTGCATTGCCATGTTGAAGTTTCAAATGCAAAAGTTTACCACGAAGATTGTCGATATGATGAAGGCAGAAAGATTATATGAAACTCAGGGAGGTCCAATAATTCTATCCCAGGTATGTGCTTCTGCAATCCTCTACTAAGTCCAATCTCTTAATTTACATTATCTTGCAGACATCACTTATTTTTTTACCTTGTTTGTTACTTAGTCCAATCTTGGAGATTTGTATTGAGACTTTACATTTTACACTGGTGTCATTGACTCATTGTGCAGATTGAAAATGAATATGGACCTATGGAGTATGAAATTGGTGCTTCTGGTAAGTCCTACACTAAGTGGGCAGCAGATATGGCTGTAGGACTTGGTACTGGGGTTCCATGGGTCATGTGCAAACAAGATGATGCTCCTGATCCTATGGTAAGTTCAACCTAAACTTTATTTCTCTTTAGCATTCTCACCTAAGTGGGGATACTAAAAAGGGTTATATTTTGAAGCCTCTATTATTGCATTGTTGATGCAATGCTTTATAGGTTTTAGACAGCTTCTAAATTCAATGTGAAAAACTTCTTTTTCAGATTAACACTTGCAATGGTTTCTATTGTGATTACTTCTCTCCAAATAAGGCTTACAAACCAAAGATGTGGACGGAAGCTTGGACTGCATGGTATTGATTCCCTCTTTCCTGTTTATTATGTATTAGTAACATACAGAGGTAATGCCTGGTTTTTCATTTTATGACTCTTTACCTTTATGCTTTTGCAGGTTTACTGAATTTGGAGGTTCGGTTCCTTATCGACCTGCTGAAGATTTAGCATTTGCAGTTGCAAGATTTATACAGAAAGGGGGAGCATTTGTCAATTATTACATGGTAACTTAATTATTTGTTGGTATCAGTTTTTAGGTTCACCTTTTCTAAATACTCATCCTTTCTAACTATTTGTTCATTTCAGTATCACGGGGGAACAAATTTCGGTAGAACTGCTGGTGGTCCATTTATTGCTACAAGCTATGATTATGATGCACCTATTGATGAATATGGTAACACACAGCATTCAAATACTTGACATGAACCATAAATCCTTTGGTTTGTCTCATTATATACATTAGATTCCACAATAAGAAATAACTTGAAATTATTCATGTTTGACATCTATTAGTAGGTCCTTTTCTGGAGTTGCTTCATTCTTTCTCTTGTAGACTCTGTCATACTATATGTGAAGTTAACATGATTGACATAACACACATTTATACATTGGAGTAAATTGGACTATATTTTTCTTCCTATATGCAGGACTTCTCAGGCAGCCGAAGTGGGGTCATCTTAAAGATTTACATAGAGCAATAAAACTCTGTGAACCTGCTTTAGTTTCGGGGGATCCTGCTGTAACAAAGATTGGAAACTATCAAGAGGTATAACTTGATCTAGTAATGTGACAATTATCGATCCTGCGTGAGATGCTCTAATCAAAGTGAATTCCTATCTTTCATGTCCAGGCTCATGTCTTCAAATCAGACTCAGGAGCTTGTGCTGCATTCCTTGCAAACTATGACCCAAAATCTTTTGCAAAAGTGGCATTTGGGAATATGCACTATAACCTGCCTCCTTGGTCTATTAGCATTCTTCCTGACTGCAAGAACACTGTTTATAACACTGCACGGGTGAGCGGATCTTCTTTAGAATTATAATATAATTGAGATTTGATTAAAGAGACATACCAAGTATATATGATTGAGTGAATTAATAGCATGCTTGAAATAAAGAGAAGGATATCCTCTTTCAGCATATTCAAGTATAGATTTCAGTTGAAGTGAAGTTGCAAATATCTGTACAGGTTGGTTCACAGAAGGCACAGATGAAGATGACTCGAATTCCcattcatggaggactcacttgGCAATCATTTAATGAAGAACCAGCATCTACTGATGACAGTTCCTTCACCATGACTGGCCTATTGGAACAGTTAAATACAACTAGAGATTTATCTGACTACCTTTGGTACTCCACAGAGTGAGTGACATGCAATTTCTTTCTATCACAATCCTTTGCTAGAAACTTAACAGATCATTCTGGTTTTTCCATATCTTAAATTTGTCTTGCTCCATTTCTTGCTAGTGTTGTGATTGATTCCAATGAAGGATTTTTGTGGAATGGAAAGGATCCTGTTCTTACAGTGTTATCTGCTGGGCATGCCTTGCATGTGTTTGTCAATGGTCAGCTATCAGGTGAGCAGCATATTGCTGGTTTGTGAATTTTCGGTTATACTTAATTCATCATAAAACAAGTTAATGTAATGTATTTGATATTTGACAAATTAGAACATTGAATGGAATTAATATATCAGGGCTTCATCAAGTAATTTATGTGCATAACACTTGGTATGAACAGGAACTGCTTATGGAAGCTTAGAATTCCCCAAACTAACATTTAGCCAGGCTGTGAAGCTCAGAGCTGGTGTTAATAAAATCTCTCTTCTAAGTGTTGCAGTTGGACTACCGGTATGTTCTCCATCACACACTCGCGCGCACACATACACAAACGATATTGTCACATTCACCACCTTCATTTTCCACACTATGCCAATTTTCATAATCATGAAATGTATATATTACATAACTAACTTGTGTCTGTTCCTAACATGCAGAATGTTGGTCCACATTTTGAAACATGGAATGCTGGTGTTCTTGGCCCAATTACATTATACGGTCTCAACGAGGGGAGAAGGGACTTGTCTTGGCAGAAATGGTCTTATAAGGTTCTTTCTAAAACATTCATCATGCCATCTCTTTCTATTGCCTTATTTTGCTTGAGATTCACTTGAATGCTTGTTTTATTTAGATTGGTCTTAAAGGAGAAGCCTTGAGTCTCCATTCTCTCAGTGGAATTTCCTCAGTTGACTGGATTCAAGGGTCTTTAATTTCTCAAAGGCAGCCACTGACTTGGTACAAAGTGAGTATATCACAAAGCTTCTTTAGCCTTCTTTTCAGTTGCACTTGTTGAAAGGCTTATGATAACATCctactctttttttcttcttttcttttcttttctttattattgCAGACTACTTTTGATGCTCCGGCTGGAACCGCACCATTTGGTTTAGATATGGGCAGCATGGGCAAAGGTCAAGTGTGGCTAAATGGGCAGAGTCTCGGTCGCTACTGGCCTGCTTATAAAGCATCAGGTACCTGTGATTCTTGTGACTATGCCGGAACTTACAACGAGAATAAATGCAGAAGTAACTGTGGGGAGGCTTCTCAAACATGGTGAGAAATATACATACAGCTTTCTCTGAAGTTGTATCAATGCTGTTGAGAAACTATTCACAAACTGATGGCTGGCTGGTAATTTCAGGTATCATGTTCCTCATTCATGGCTAAAGCCAACTGGAAATTTATTGGTTGTGTTTGAAGAACTGGCTGGAGATCCCAATGGCATCTTTCTGGTTAGGCGCGACATAGATAGTGTGTGTGCTGATATTTATGAGTGGCAGCCAAATCTTAGAAGCTACCAGATGCAAGCTTCTGGCAAAGCTGACAAACCTATTAGGCCTAAAGTGCATTTATCATGTGGCTTTGGACAAAAGATCTCGTCGATCAAATTCGCTAGCTTCGGTACTCCAGAAGGATCTTGTGGAAACTTCCATGAAGGAAGCTGCCATGCTCACAAATCATATGATGCATTTCAAAGGGTATTGCTTCCTTTCTTGCAGAATCTTCAAAAAAGTTCAATTTTTACTTTTACTTGGTTCATAAGTTAACAATGATTTTGTTGTTGCAGAATTGTGTTGGACAGAGCTGGTGCACTGTAACAGTGTCACCCGAAAATTTCGGAGGAGATCCATGTCCAAATGTTATGAAGAAACTCTCAGTGGAGGCTATATGTACCTGATAGTTCCattattgttatgattatttTTTCCCCCTCAAATTGAATACAGGTTTATCTGGTGAAGTAAAAGTTCACACTTTGTTAGAGCAGCAGAAGACAAGCATTGATTTTGGCTTCTTCCAAAGGTGAAGTTGAAGAAACCACAACACACCATCTGGTTGAAAGCCTGTAGAGATTGCAGACATGAATGTGGATATGTGTATATACATTGGTGTTCTGCTTTTTAATTGTTATACAGAAAAGGTGAAAGATTAAGAAGATTTGGTAGATGCACACTGAGACATGCTAATTAAGTCCATGtgcaattgttttttttttttttctctcttttagtGTGGAAGCCTCTTGCTTCCTGTAATATTATTTTCCATTGTAAGCTTCATTCATATATGATATTAGCTTAAAATTCAGTCATATTTCCCACCTCActccccttttcttttcttttttcaggGTGTTTTCTTGGTACTATTTTCCATG
The DNA window shown above is from Arachis ipaensis cultivar K30076 chromosome B08, Araip1.1, whole genome shotgun sequence and carries:
- the LOC107612882 gene encoding beta-galactosidase 1 isoform X1, yielding MVSMSFKLIMWNVLLPLLLLASSFFVSCNASVSYDSKAITINGQRRILISGSIHYPRSTPEMWPDLIQKAKEGGLDVIQTYVFWNGHEPSPGKYYFEGNYDLVKFIKLVQQAGLYVHLRIGPYVCAEWNFGGFPVWLKYIPGISFRTDNGPFKFQMQKFTTKIVDMMKAERLYETQGGPIILSQIENEYGPMEYEIGASGKSYTKWAADMAVGLGTGVPWVMCKQDDAPDPMINTCNGFYCDYFSPNKAYKPKMWTEAWTAWFTEFGGSVPYRPAEDLAFAVARFIQKGGAFVNYYMYHGGTNFGRTAGGPFIATSYDYDAPIDEYGLLRQPKWGHLKDLHRAIKLCEPALVSGDPAVTKIGNYQEAHVFKSDSGACAAFLANYDPKSFAKVAFGNMHYNLPPWSISILPDCKNTVYNTARVGSQKAQMKMTRIPIHGGLTWQSFNEEPASTDDSSFTMTGLLEQLNTTRDLSDYLWYSTDVVIDSNEGFLWNGKDPVLTVLSAGHALHVFVNGQLSGTAYGSLEFPKLTFSQAVKLRAGVNKISLLSVAVGLPVCSPSHTRAHTYTNDINVGPHFETWNAGVLGPITLYGLNEGRRDLSWQKWSYKIGLKGEALSLHSLSGISSVDWIQGSLISQRQPLTWYKTTFDAPAGTAPFGLDMGSMGKGQVWLNGQSLGRYWPAYKASGTCDSCDYAGTYNENKCRSNCGEASQTWYHVPHSWLKPTGNLLVVFEELAGDPNGIFLVRRDIDSVCADIYEWQPNLRSYQMQASGKADKPIRPKVHLSCGFGQKISSIKFASFGTPEGSCGNFHEGSCHAHKSYDAFQRNCVGQSWCTVTVSPENFGGDPCPNVMKKLSVEAICT
- the LOC107612882 gene encoding beta-galactosidase 1 isoform X2, translating into MVSMSFKLIMWNVLLPLLLLASSFFVSCNASVSYDSKAITINGQRRILISGSIHYPRSTPEMWPDLIQKAKEGGLDVIQTYVFWNGHEPSPGKYYFEGNYDLVKFIKLVQQAGLYVHLRIGPYVCAEWNFGGFPVWLKYIPGISFRTDNGPFKFQMQKFTTKIVDMMKAERLYETQGGPIILSQIENEYGPMEYEIGASGKSYTKWAADMAVGLGTGVPWVMCKQDDAPDPMINTCNGFYCDYFSPNKAYKPKMWTEAWTAWFTEFGGSVPYRPAEDLAFAVARFIQKGGAFVNYYMYHGGTNFGRTAGGPFIATSYDYDAPIDEYGLLRQPKWGHLKDLHRAIKLCEPALVSGDPAVTKIGNYQEAHVFKSDSGACAAFLANYDPKSFAKVAFGNMHYNLPPWSISILPDCKNTVYNTARVGSQKAQMKMTRIPIHGGLTWQSFNEEPASTDDSSFTMTGLLEQLNTTRDLSDYLWYSTDVVIDSNEGFLWNGKDPVLTVLSAGHALHVFVNGQLSGTAYGSLEFPKLTFSQAVKLRAGVNKISLLSVAVGLPNVGPHFETWNAGVLGPITLYGLNEGRRDLSWQKWSYKIGLKGEALSLHSLSGISSVDWIQGSLISQRQPLTWYKTTFDAPAGTAPFGLDMGSMGKGQVWLNGQSLGRYWPAYKASGTCDSCDYAGTYNENKCRSNCGEASQTWYHVPHSWLKPTGNLLVVFEELAGDPNGIFLVRRDIDSVCADIYEWQPNLRSYQMQASGKADKPIRPKVHLSCGFGQKISSIKFASFGTPEGSCGNFHEGSCHAHKSYDAFQRNCVGQSWCTVTVSPENFGGDPCPNVMKKLSVEAICT